CAGCCGCCCATCAACACCGCGCCGTCGATGGGCAGCGAGCGCAACAGCTCTTCCGTTTCCATCGCGAGGAAGTTGCGGTAGATCATCGTGGTCGGCTTGACCATCACTTCGCCGAGCGACATCGCGGGCAACTCGAACGGCATGCCGCCCGCCTGCAGAATGCCACGCTTCACGGCTTCGGCGCGCTCGCGCAGATGCGCATGACACGGCGACAGGTCGCTCCACGTATTGATGATCCCGATCACTGGCCGCGACATGAATTCTTCGCGGCGCAAACCCATTTGCTGCAGACGCTGACGATGCGCGAACGAGCGCATGTCGTCGGGTGCAAGCCATCGCTGGCTGCGCAGTTCGCTGAGTTGTTTGAGCTTTTGTTGCACGATAGTCACGCCGTGAAATTACGAAGTTGATGGGATGCCGCGCTGACCTTCGCGTGCGCCTGCGCGGTCGCGCCGGTGACGGCGGGCGCCACGAGGCTCGCGCCGGCGATCGCCAGCAGCACGAAGACGACGCGCCGCACTGCCGTCGGCGACCAGTTGGGCGGATAGCGGCGCGCGAGCCACGTGACCGTCAGCACGACGGGCAACGCTTCTGCGCTCAGCGCCAGCGACGCTGCATCGAAACGCCCTTGTGCGAGCACGATCACGAGCCGTAGCACGGCATTCACTGCGAACAGCAGCACCAGCGTGTCGCGCACGACCACGCGATCGAGCGGCTGGCGATAGAGGTGGAACACCATCGGCGGACCGGCGCTCGCGAACACGCCGCCCATTACGCCGGAAATACAGCCGTAGAAAGCGAACGTGCCGGGCGACGCAACCTGCGCGCGCGGCTTCGTCTGCACGACGAGCAACAGGCTGCACGCGAGAATCGCGAGTCCCAGTGCGAAGCGCACCACGCCGATCGCGTTATCGGACAGCCATGCGAGCAGACATGCGCCGATTGCGACGCCGACCAGGCTGCTGCCATATGAAGGCGCAAGCAGACGGCGCGGCAAATCAGGCACGCCGCGCACGAGCAAGGCCGCGTTGGCGAGCACCATCACCGTCACCACGTTGGCCGCGACAGGCAGCGGCGCGAGATGAAACACCGCGACGAGGCCGAGCAGCACGAGGCCGAACGCGAATCCCGTCAGGCTTTGCGTGAACGTCGCGGTCGCGACGCACGCCGCGAACAGCAGATGGTGCAGGAACGGACTGAGGCTCACGCTGCGTCCTTCGCCAGTTCAAGCAGTTGCGCCTCGCGCGCCGCGCCATGTCGAACGAAAACAGGCGGCTCGCCGAGCGGCGCGGCGACGTCGACATGCTGGCCGCCTTCGTAACGCGTGCCGCTCCACAGATGCGTCCACGCATCGCCTTGCGGCAGATACACACGCCATTGCGTGGCGTTGGCCGCATGCACCGGCGCGACGAGCAGATCGCGGCCGTACAGGTAATGGTCCTGGATCGCGTACGTCGCCTGATCGTGCTCGTAATGCAGGAACAGTGGACGCTGCAACGGCAGACCGCGCGCCGCCGCTTCATCGACGAGACCTTGCACATACGGCTTGAGCGCGACGAACACGCGCGTCATCCGTGCGAAGTGCGCGAGCACATTGGCGTCCTGCCAGAACTGGAAATTCGAATCGGGACGATTGCCTTCGTGCGTGCGCATCATCGGCGTGAAGGCGGCCATTTCGGCCCAGCGCTGGAACAGTTCGGGCGTGCGCGTGTTGCCGAACAGGCTCGTATATCCGCCGATATCGCTATGGTGATACGCATTGCCCAGCAAACCAGACGACAGCGCGCCGCAGATCACCGTCTGCAAGCCATCGTGACGTGTGAAGTCGACGGACTGGTCGCCTGCCCACAGCAGCGGACAATGCGCCTGCACGCCCGTGTAGCCCGCGCGCATGAAGAACACGGCGTCGCCCGTGCGGCCCGCGCCTTCGATCGCGCGTGCGTTGACCTGCGCCCACAGCGTCGGCCACGCGTTGTGCATCAGCTTTGCATCGATGCCGTTGGCAAGCGTCACGTCCGTCGGCAGATATTCGCCGAAGTCCGCCATCCAGCCGTCGAGCCCTTTGTTCAGCATCTCGTCGCGGATCACGCGCTCTTCGAACCAGCGCGCCGCCGCGGGATTCGTGAAGTCCACTACGCCGCAATCGAACTCGCCGAAGTCGACCAGGTAATCGCTGCCGTCTTCGCGCGTTGCGAGGTAGCCCGCTGCCTTCGCTTCGCCGTACAGCGTGCCGTCGTTGCACAGATACGGGTTCACGTAGCCGAGAAAACGCACGCCGTCTGCGTTCAGCTGCTTCACCCATTCGGCGTGATCGGGATAGCGCGTTTCGTTCCAGCGCCAGTCCCAGAAGAGACGCTTGCCGAACGACGTCTGCCGGATGCCGACCCAGTCTTCGCACCACAGGCCGCTCACTTTCAGGCCCGCTGCACGGCTTTGTTCCATGATCGTCTGCGCGTGATCGCGGCCGTTCTTCAGGCCGAGGATCGCGCCGTCCATCACCCATGCAGGCAGCGCGGGCTGACGACCGAAGCGTTGCGAAATGCGCTCGACGAGCGTGATGAAATCGTCGGCGAGGATGAATTCGAGCCGCTCGGGAACGGCCCAGAATTGCAGTTCGTGGCGCTCGTCGTGACGGAAATCGAAGTCCGCGTAGGCCGTCGTTTCTGCGTGCAGACAGTACTTCTGCGACGACACGAACGTCGGCTGCGGATAGTTCGTGTTGTAGTAGTCGCCGCCTGATTTCGAGGTTGTGTCGGCCTGCCACGTCAGATGCGTGCTCTTGTCGCGGCCAACGCCCGGCTCCGACGTCCACAGCGGAAAGTTGCGGCCGCGCAGATCGAAGTACGACATCTGCTCGCCGCAGCCCCACACGTGTTCATCGCGTTGCGCGGGTACACGCCACCAGACGCGGTTGATCGCGTCGCCCGACGTGGACAACGCAAGCTGCACGCCGTGTGCCGACTCGCTGGCGACGATCGTCAGTTCGCCAGCGGCTTCCGCATTGCGCGCCAGTTCGATGCGCGCGCTGCCGTCTGCTTGCTGCGTGAAGCGCGCATCGCGCAGTGCGACGCGCTCTTCGACGTAGTCGCTGATGTCGAAGTTGCCGCGGTACATGTCGATCGTCTCGACGCCGTGTCCCACGAACACTGCGGGCGCATCCGGCGCATGTTCGAAGAGCGTGCGGCCTGCCACGCGCAACACGAGTTTGCCGCCCGCTTCTGTCTGCCAGTTCATCAGCTTTACCTTGCTATTGCGTTGGGTTTAATGCAATCAGTTGATACGTTTCGTTCAGTGTCCGTTCGATTCGCTCGGCGACTGGTTCCACGCCAGCGCGCGCCCGCCCGCCGATGCACGTCGACGGAACAGCGCGACCAGTCCGATCGCCACACACCACGTCAGCACCATCAGGACTTCGTACTGGGTCGTCACGCCGCCATGCCGCGCGACACCGATCGGCGACAGCGTCAGGTAGATGCTCACCAGCATCGCGAGCAGGAACACGCTCATCGTGCTGGCATGACGCCACGGCGTGAGATCGCCCGTTTGACGCAGCTGCGGCTCGTAGACCTTCGCGCGTTGGTGGCGCATGCCGAGCACCACCATCAGCGTGACTTCGCACACGAACAGAATGCCCATGATGTGGATGAAGTTGATGCCGAGCAGCTTGTCGACCTGGAACACGAGAATGCCGAGCGTGTAGACGATCACATGCAGCAGCAACACCATCTTCGCGGGGAACGCGCCGATCTTCTTGCTGAAGAAGCCCACCAGCACGACGGCGATGATGGGGATGTTGTAGAAGCCGGTGAAGCGGCGCATCACCGTGTAGATGCCGTCCGGCGCGTACATCAGCAGCGGCGCGACGAGCAGCGACACGACGGCGATCACGACGCTTGCCGTCTTGCCGACGCGGATCAGCTTTTCATCGCTCGCTTCGGGTTTCCACACGCGATAGAAGTCGAATGCGATCAGCGTCGCCGTGCTGTTGATCACGGCGTTGAAGTGGCTCATCACCGTGCCGAACAGCACTGCGATAAAGAAGCCTTTGGCCCACCACGGCAGCACGTCGGTGACGAGTTGCGGATACGCGAGGTCCGGACGGCCCAGCGGATGCTGCGCATACAGATGAAACGCGACCACGCCCGGCAGCATCATGACGAGCGGCACGAGCAGCTTCATCAGGCCCGACAGCAGCACGCCCTTCTGACCTTCCGCGAGGCTTTTCGCTGCGAACGTGCGCTGCACGATCGCCTGGTTCGTACACCAGTAGAACAGGTTCGCGAAGATCATCCCCGTGAACAGCGTGCCGAACGGCACCGAATCGTGCGGGCCGCCGATGGCGGAGAGTTTCTCGGGCGCTTGCGTCGCGATGGTGTGCACGCCCGCGAAGAAGTCGCCGTGACCGAGCGCGAACAGGCCGAGCACAGGCACCATCAGACCGGCGACCAGCAGGCCGACGCCGTTGATCGTGTCCGACACGGCGACCGCGCGCAGTCCGCCGAAAATCGCATACAGCGCGCCGATGATCCCCGACATCCACACGAGAATCGTGATCGTGCTCGCGTACGACGTGCCGAGCAGCGCCTGCACGCCGAACACCTGGTTGAACGTGATCGCGCCGAGATACAGACCCGACGGATTCGCGACCAGCATGTAGCCGATCACGAAGAACGCGCTGACCACGCGACGCGTCGTCGAATCGAAACGCTCTTCGAGGAATTGCGGCAAGGTCGAAAAGCCGCCACGGAGATAGCGCGGCAGGAAGAACATCGCGAGCGCGACGGTCGCCACAGCAGCCGTGCATTCCCACGCCATCGCCGACAGGTTGTGCGCGTAGGCGTCGCCGTTCAGACCCACCATCTGCTCGGCCGAAAGATTGGTCAGCATCATCGAGCCGGCGATGAACCAGCCTGTGAGTCCGCCGCTCGCCATGAAGTAGCCGCGCGCGCCGTGATCCTTCGCGCGCCGCGTGAACAGGTACGACACGAAGCCGACCAGCGCGGTAAAAAACGCAAAACTCAGTATGGTGAAAATCATTGTCTCCTCATCCCTTTGAGGTTGTTTTCGGGCTTCGTGTGGGCGATCACCCGGCAACCGGACGCTATTTTCGCAGCGCTGCGATTTCTGTGCGAGCGTTAAAGCGCGTCCGGTGCCTTACGAAATCCGCCGGGCGCTTACGCCACTTGCATGCACAGGTACTTCATTTCCAGATATTCGTCGATGCCGTATTTTGAACCCTCGCGTCCGACGCCCGACTGCTTCACGCCGCCGAACGGCGCTTCCGCCGTCGAGATCAATCCGGTGTTGATGCCGACCATGCCGAACTCCAGTGCTTCCGCCACACGCCAGACGCGTGCCATGTCGCGCGTGTAGAAGTAGCTGGCGAGACCGAACTCGGTGTCGTTGGCGAGCGCGATCACGTCCTGCTCGTCGGTGAAGCGCATGACGGGCGCGACGGGGCCGAAGATTTCTTCGCGCGCGACGCGCATCGACGGTGTGACGTTCGTCAGCACGGTCGGCGCGTAGTGGCGCGGCGTGCTGTCGTCGTTGAGCGCGAGCGCTTCGCCGCCGCACAGCACTTTCGCGCCTTGCGCGCGGGCGTCCGTCACGAGTTCGCTCACCTTGGCCAGCGCGCGGCCGTCGATCAGCGGGCCGATCTGCGTCGACGGCTCGCGTCCGTCGCCGCAACGCAGCGCCTGCACGCGCGTCGCGAGCTTGTCGACGAACGCTTCGTAGATGCCGGCCTGCACGTAGAAACGGTTTGCGCACACGCAGGTTTGACCGGCGTTACGGTACTTCGAGATCAGCGCGCCTTCGATGGCCGCGTCGAGGTCGGCATCGTCGAACACGATGAACGGCGCATTGCCGCCGAGTTCCAGCGACAACTTCTGGATATGCCGAGCGCCCTGCTCCATCAGCCGCGCGCCGATGCCCGTCGAGCCGGTGAACGACAGCTTGCGCACGACAGGATTGCCCGTGAGTTCTTCGGCGATCGGCTGCGGATCGCCCGTCACGACGTTCAGCACGCCCGCCGGGATGCCCGCGCGTTCGGCCAGCACGGCGAGCGCCAGCGCCGAGAACGGCGTCTGCGATGCAGGCTTGAGCACCATCGTGCAGCCTGCCGCGAGCGCCGGGCCTGCCTTGCGCGTGATCATCGCGGCCGGGAAGTTCCACGGCGTGATCGCCGCGCACACGCCGACGGGCTGACGGATCGTCACGAGCCGGCGGTCGTTTGCAGGCGTCGCGATCACATCGCCGTCGACACGCCGCGCTTCCTCCGCGAACCATTCGATGAAGCTCGCGGCAAACGCGATCTCGGCTTTCGCTTCTGCGAGCGGCTTGCCTTGTTCGGCCGTCATCAGCAGCGCGAGATCGTCCTGATGTTCGAGCATCAGGTCGTGCCATTTGCGCAGCAACGCGGCGCGCGCTTTGGCCGTCAACGCGCGCCACGCGGGCAGCGCCGCTTCCGCTGCGGCGATGGCTTCGCGCGTTTCGACGGCTGTCATCGACGGCACGCTGGCGATCAGCGCGCCCGTCGCGGGATCGGTGACGTCGAAGGTGCGGCCGTCGCGCGCCGCGCGCCACTCGCCGCCGATCAGGCATTGCGTGCGCAGCAGGGAAGAGTCTTTCAGATCAGGCATGTCAGGGTCCGTCGAGAGTGAATTCATGCGGATTTGGACGCAGATGCGCGCCAGCGTGGTTCGGGCAACCCCGGCACGTCCGTGCGCATCGCAAACAGGCCGCCCGCCAGCGGCTCGCGTTCGAGTTCGTCGGCGCTGCGGCCCGCGCGCGCCGACGTGATGTACAGCGTGCGCAGATCGTCGCCGCCGAACGCGCACATCGTCGGGCAGCGCACGGGCACGGGATACACGGCATCGACGGAACCGTCCGGCGCGAAGCGGACCACGCGCCCGCCTTCGTAGAACGCGCTCCAGTAGTAGCCTTCGGCGTCGATGGCCGCGCCGTCCGGGCGGCCGCGATCGTCTGCCGTCGGCTGGATTCGCGCCCATACTTCGGCGTCACCGCATGCGCCCGTCGCGAGGTCGTACGCGCGGCGGTAGATCGTGAAGTTGGGCGTGTCGGAGTGATAGAGCCAACGATTGTCCGGACTGAACGCGAGGCCATTCGACGTCAGCAGGCCCGCGCTCAGCGCTTGCAGTTCGCCGTCCGCGAACCGGTAGAGATGCGCATTGCCGCCCGCCTTCGGTTCGTCGATCGTGCCCGCGAAAAAACGGCCTGACGCATCGCATCGGCCATCGTTGAAGCGGCTCGTGCGAACGTCTTCCGGGTTGGCGGCGAGTTGCCGGACGGGACGCGCGGCTTCGTCGAGCAACCAGACGCCCGAGCGCAAGCCCGCGATAAAGCCGCCTTCTTCAGCGAGCGAAAAGCAGCCGATGTGCTCCGGCAGCGCAAATGCCTTGTCGATGCCCGTCGCGGGATCGAAGCGATGCAGCGCCGGTTCGAGAATATCGACCCAGTACAGCACGCGCTCACGCTCGTCCCAGCGAGGACATTCGCCGAGTTGGGCACGGGCGTCGA
This Paraburkholderia sabiae DNA region includes the following protein-coding sequences:
- a CDS encoding SMP-30/gluconolactonase/LRE family protein — protein: MSSSDLRCVLDARAQLGECPRWDERERVLYWVDILEPALHRFDPATGIDKAFALPEHIGCFSLAEEGGFIAGLRSGVWLLDEAARPVRQLAANPEDVRTSRFNDGRCDASGRFFAGTIDEPKAGGNAHLYRFADGELQALSAGLLTSNGLAFSPDNRWLYHSDTPNFTIYRRAYDLATGACGDAEVWARIQPTADDRGRPDGAAIDAEGYYWSAFYEGGRVVRFAPDGSVDAVYPVPVRCPTMCAFGGDDLRTLYITSARAGRSADELEREPLAGGLFAMRTDVPGLPEPRWRASASKSA
- a CDS encoding solute:sodium symporter family transporter yields the protein MIFTILSFAFFTALVGFVSYLFTRRAKDHGARGYFMASGGLTGWFIAGSMMLTNLSAEQMVGLNGDAYAHNLSAMAWECTAAVATVALAMFFLPRYLRGGFSTLPQFLEERFDSTTRRVVSAFFVIGYMLVANPSGLYLGAITFNQVFGVQALLGTSYASTITILVWMSGIIGALYAIFGGLRAVAVSDTINGVGLLVAGLMVPVLGLFALGHGDFFAGVHTIATQAPEKLSAIGGPHDSVPFGTLFTGMIFANLFYWCTNQAIVQRTFAAKSLAEGQKGVLLSGLMKLLVPLVMMLPGVVAFHLYAQHPLGRPDLAYPQLVTDVLPWWAKGFFIAVLFGTVMSHFNAVINSTATLIAFDFYRVWKPEASDEKLIRVGKTASVVIAVVSLLVAPLLMYAPDGIYTVMRRFTGFYNIPIIAVVLVGFFSKKIGAFPAKMVLLLHVIVYTLGILVFQVDKLLGINFIHIMGILFVCEVTLMVVLGMRHQRAKVYEPQLRQTGDLTPWRHASTMSVFLLAMLVSIYLTLSPIGVARHGGVTTQYEVLMVLTWCVAIGLVALFRRRASAGGRALAWNQSPSESNGH
- a CDS encoding NAD-dependent succinate-semialdehyde dehydrogenase — encoded protein: MPDLKDSSLLRTQCLIGGEWRAARDGRTFDVTDPATGALIASVPSMTAVETREAIAAAEAALPAWRALTAKARAALLRKWHDLMLEHQDDLALLMTAEQGKPLAEAKAEIAFAASFIEWFAEEARRVDGDVIATPANDRRLVTIRQPVGVCAAITPWNFPAAMITRKAGPALAAGCTMVLKPASQTPFSALALAVLAERAGIPAGVLNVVTGDPQPIAEELTGNPVVRKLSFTGSTGIGARLMEQGARHIQKLSLELGGNAPFIVFDDADLDAAIEGALISKYRNAGQTCVCANRFYVQAGIYEAFVDKLATRVQALRCGDGREPSTQIGPLIDGRALAKVSELVTDARAQGAKVLCGGEALALNDDSTPRHYAPTVLTNVTPSMRVAREEIFGPVAPVMRFTDEQDVIALANDTEFGLASYFYTRDMARVWRVAEALEFGMVGINTGLISTAEAPFGGVKQSGVGREGSKYGIDEYLEMKYLCMQVA
- a CDS encoding alpha-glucosidase is translated as MNWQTEAGGKLVLRVAGRTLFEHAPDAPAVFVGHGVETIDMYRGNFDISDYVEERVALRDARFTQQADGSARIELARNAEAAGELTIVASESAHGVQLALSTSGDAINRVWWRVPAQRDEHVWGCGEQMSYFDLRGRNFPLWTSEPGVGRDKSTHLTWQADTTSKSGGDYYNTNYPQPTFVSSQKYCLHAETTAYADFDFRHDERHELQFWAVPERLEFILADDFITLVERISQRFGRQPALPAWVMDGAILGLKNGRDHAQTIMEQSRAAGLKVSGLWCEDWVGIRQTSFGKRLFWDWRWNETRYPDHAEWVKQLNADGVRFLGYVNPYLCNDGTLYGEAKAAGYLATREDGSDYLVDFGEFDCGVVDFTNPAAARWFEERVIRDEMLNKGLDGWMADFGEYLPTDVTLANGIDAKLMHNAWPTLWAQVNARAIEGAGRTGDAVFFMRAGYTGVQAHCPLLWAGDQSVDFTRHDGLQTVICGALSSGLLGNAYHHSDIGGYTSLFGNTRTPELFQRWAEMAAFTPMMRTHEGNRPDSNFQFWQDANVLAHFARMTRVFVALKPYVQGLVDEAAARGLPLQRPLFLHYEHDQATYAIQDHYLYGRDLLVAPVHAANATQWRVYLPQGDAWTHLWSGTRYEGGQHVDVAAPLGEPPVFVRHGAAREAQLLELAKDAA
- a CDS encoding sulfite exporter TauE/SafE family protein: MSLSPFLHHLLFAACVATATFTQSLTGFAFGLVLLGLVAVFHLAPLPVAANVVTVMVLANAALLVRGVPDLPRRLLAPSYGSSLVGVAIGACLLAWLSDNAIGVVRFALGLAILACSLLLVVQTKPRAQVASPGTFAFYGCISGVMGGVFASAGPPMVFHLYRQPLDRVVVRDTLVLLFAVNAVLRLVIVLAQGRFDAASLALSAEALPVVLTVTWLARRYPPNWSPTAVRRVVFVLLAIAGASLVAPAVTGATAQAHAKVSAASHQLRNFTA